The Halodesulfovibrio marinisediminis DSM 17456 genomic interval TAAAAAAGGAAATACGTGGGTGTTGTCGTGAAGAGTGTTCGGGCAAGCGTACGAGGGATGTACGCTTATACTCTTCCAAAAAGGGAGAAAGAAATTATGCAAAACCAGAGAGTCTTTCTTGTTGCTCTCGTATTGGTTCTGTGTGTGCCATGCATTGCTTTCGCAGCTAAGTTTGTGGGTTCGGCTGCATGTGGTGAATGTCATGAAGCAGAGCACAGTCGTTTTATGCAATACTCTAAAAAAGCAAAATCGTGGGAGAGTATTGTGGTTATGGCGCCAAAACTTACAAAGGCAGAGCAACAAGAGTGCTACGAATGTCATACGACAGGGTACAAGCAAGGGGGATTTGTTAGCTACGAAGAGACTCCGGAACTTTCAGATGTAGGGTGTGAAACATGTCATGGACCTGGTGCGGCACATGCTGAAGACGGCGATCCTGATTTAATCAAGCGTAAGCCTGATCCAAAAGATTGCACGGTATGCCATAGCGCTGCTCGTGTGAACGATTTTGGGTTTAAACCGCTTGTAAACAGTGGTGCACACTAGGAGGACATAATGTCGATACGGACTTCGTTAGGTGCGAAGATTTCGCTCTTAATTACCTTTATTTCGTTTGTTGTGTTCGCCGTTCTGATAGGCACTTCCACCTATTTGCAGCATGATGGAATGCTGGAACAACTGAGTCAGTCTTTGACGCAGACATCGCAACTGGTACAGGAAGCTATCGAGCGTCCGATGGTTGTCGGTAACGATGAAGGGACAACGGGAGAATTTGTTCGCCTCGGGAAAGAGTATCCTGATATGAAAGTTCATCTTGCAGATTTTGCAGGTGAAGTCACATATTCAACACAAGAGGCTGACATTGATAAGCAGATAGCAGAACTATTACCTATTGATGGTTTTGCGGATGTGTCAAAACGAGCATTAAAACAGCCTGTAAAAGAGAATCTGATTGTGAGCGGTGGCGACAGTCCTGTTTTTGTCAGAGTTATCTCAATTCCAAACGCGCCCTCCTGTAAGCACTGTCACGGTGCATCAAAACCAATTCTCGGACAGCTAGTTATTACGAAAGACATCTCAGGGGCTATGGATACAATCGCGTTGCAAATGTATGAGAACATCGCGATTTCATTTGCCGGACTTCTTGTTCTCGTCCTGAGTGTTGTGTTCTTCATTCGTAAAGTAGTTATTCGTCCTATTGAACAGATTGCTTCTTCTTCAGATGCCATTAGTAATGGTGATTTTAACGCACATTTCTTGGTGAACAGTGAAGACGAGCTTGGTAATTTGTCTAAAAACCTTGGTGCAATGGTTGATAAGCTCAAGGTTGAACTTGGTTTCTCCAAGGGCGTTTTGCGCGGCATGACGGCACCTATTCTTATCTGTGATGTTGACCGCAAGGTTACTTCGACAAACCAGCAAGCAATTGATTTGATGGGGATTGCTGGAACGCCGGTTGATTACAAGGGTGTTGCGGTCTCTGATTTTGTTGTTAACGATCCATGTTGTGATCGCATTATTAGTGATGTGATGACATCGCACAGACCTTCTACCGGTAATGAAGGTGTCTTGGAAAACTTTGCAGGTGAAGAACTCACCCTTATTTTTGATGCCGCGCCTATCTATGATCTGGATGGCAAGATGCTTGGTGTGTTTGTGATGATTACAGACATGACGACCATGCGTAGGCAACAAAGCAGAGTTGAAGAACAGAACGAGAAGATTACTCAGGCCGCAAATTCTGCACGTGCCATTTCAGAACAGGTATCTTCTGCTTCTGAAGAGCTTGCGGCGCAGATACGACAGTCGAGTAACGGTGCTGATGAACAGCAGAAGCTTACAGGTGAATCCGCAAGTGCCATGACGCAGATGAATGCATCTGTTCTTGAGGTTGCCCGTAACGCATCGGATGCAGCCGAACTAGCAGCATCGACACAGGAAAAAGCTGTTGAAGGTGGTCAGGTTGTTGATCAGGCAGTGGAGAGAATTCATGCTGTTGCTGACCAAGCTCAGGCTTTGAAAGAAGAGATGACTGTACTCGGTCGTCGTGCAGATGGTATTGGTCAGATTATTACCGTGATTGAAGATATTGCAGACCAGACAAACTTGCTTGCATTAAACGCCGCTATTGAAGCTGCTCGAGCAGGTGATGCGGGCCGCGGTTTTGCTGTTGTTGCGGATGAAGTGCGCAAACTTGCAGAAAAGACAATGAATGCTACTCGCGAAGTTGTTGAGTATGTAAGTGCAATTCAGACAAGCACACAGCAGAACGTTGAGGCTACAGAACGAGCTGTAGAGCTTGTGGATGATTCTACCGAGCTTGCAACCCGTTCTGGTGAGGCATTAAAATCAATTATGAAAATGGTTGAAGCAACTGCTGATCAGGTTCGTGCAATTGCTACTGCATCAGAAGAGCAGTCTGCTGCAAGTGAACAGATTAATAGTTCTGTTACGGTAATTAATGACATCTCTGAACAGACAGCTGCTGCCATGACAGAATCTACTGTAGCGGTAGAATCGGTTGCACAGCTTGCACAGGATTTGAATGGTATTATTGAGAATATGCGTTCCTAGGCTGAGCTAGCTATAGCAATTGTATAGGAAAAGAAGAAAGGGCAGAGCAATGACTCTGCCCTTTTTTTGTCTTATGTAGTTAGCTTCTATCGTTAATCATTCATTGATATTGTTTGATCAAGCTGTAGGAAGAAGAACTTTTCTGTGTACTCAAGGTGAAATGAAAAAGGATGAAGCAGATGCTTCATCCTTTTTCCGTGATTTCTTTTGGTAGACCGCTAATAGGTGCTTTGTTTGTTTTGGGATGCAGGGGGTACCTACCCCTGTTTGTTAAGGTCCGGCTGACAAACTTACCTTAGCGAAATGTTAGAATGCCTTTGACGCAACAGGTCTGCTGGCTGGTTGCTTGAAAGCAGATCCCCCTTTCTGATTGTTGAGAATTGCTTGAAATGCTTGATCCCGTTTGGCAGCTCTGTTGATGAATTCGTCAGCGATTTTTGTAGGTCCGTTGCATTCGTTTACGAGGTAGTGTTGCAGGTGTTCAGCTTTGGAGAAACTGAGTGCCCCGTGCAGGGTGCGTCTGCTAGGATAGTTGATATGGAATGTTGAAGAGAGGATGAATTTACCGATTGAGGTTTTGTACAGCTTCAGCTCCCACCAGTTTGGTGTCACGCCCATCAATTCTCTGTCATCAAGGCTCACAAGCAATTCACCTGTAAATACTAGGTCTTCTTTGCCATTTCTTTTCAAGGAAACTGTTTGCATAGTAAGCTCCTGTGAAGATAATTTTTTATATTGGGTGCAGTGTAACGGCAGAAAAAATTGATAAAAACAAAACGCTATTAATAGCTTCAGATAGTGCCATAAAAAAAGAGTACTATGAAAGTGTAGTGCTTTTTTTATGGCGGGGTAGCAATGATAATGTTTGTTGCACTGCAAGATACCAAATAAAGGGGGGAGGAGTGTGGCGAAGAAGGGAAGAAAATATGAAGGAAAAAAAGCGGATGTTATAAAAATGCAGATGCGCCGGAACTTACAGCTCCGGCGCATCGCAACCACAACAACAAACCAGTCAGGAGGGGAATCTATATTCCCCCATATATGTATCGCACATAGGCGATTACAAACGTAATCAAATGCTCCCAGTTTGCAGGCTGATATGCATAGAAACAAAAAAAGCCCGCATTAGCGGTGCCTAAATAAGAAACACGGGGCGACTGGAAAGAGGGAAAGAGGACGCAAGAAAACGCAATAATGGTTTTATGGGTCCACTCTGTCCTTTTACCTGAGAGTTTCACTGCACTGGGAAAGCAGTTTGCTCCTTCGGTGCTCCTTGCGGAGTCTCTCCAGAGGCTCGTCCGAGCAGCAGTCCTTTTGCCTGAAAGAGTTACATCTTCGGCGCCGTTTCTTTTTTTGGGGAAAAAAAGACGGTCTCTCCTGCTACCTTCAACCGAGATCCATATGTTGAGGCAGATTTCTGTTTATCGTGAGCAGATATAAAACGCAATAAAAAATACACCGCAGCGGTTGAATTTCTTATATTACTTAGGAAAAAAAATAATTTTCACATATATGGAATAAAAAAACGCCCTGTACATGGTGAACAGGACGTATTTTATTATGTTTTTTGCAGCGTAACTGCAATGTATCGCTTTGTAGTTATACGACTTCGTTAGGATAAATAGCTTCGTAAGACTTTTTGTACTCTGCAAATCTACCTTCACGAATAGCCTTACGTGCTCCACGAACAGTGTCGAGGAAGTAGGTAAGGTTGTGGATAGAGTTCAGACGGAAAGAGAGCAGCTCTTTTGCCTGGAACAGATGACGCAAGTACGCACGGGAGAATGTGCGGCAAGTGTAACAGTTACAGTTCGGATCAAGCGGTCCGTCATCTTCGGCATACTCTTTGCGCTTGATGCTGATTTTACCCTGTGAGGTGTAGAGAGTGCCGTTACGTGCGTTACGGGTAGGCAGAACGCAGTCGAACATATCAATGCCGGCGTTAATACCGTTGATAATGTCGAGCGGGGTACCGACGCCCATAAGGTAGCGTGGTTTGTCTTTTGGAAGCAGAGGAGCGGAATGGTATAAGATTTCCATCATCTTCTCTTTGCTTTCACCAACAGACAGACCGCCAAGTGCGAAGCCGTCGAAATCTTCAGAGGTCAGCTGTGCAATGGAGCGTTCACGTAAGTCTTTGAAGAAGCCGCCCTGTGTGATAGCGAAGAGAAGGTTGTCTCCGGCGCCACGAGGGTATTCTTCACGACAGCGTTTTGCCCAGCGGGTGGTCATTTCCAAGGAGCGGGCAGTGTATTCTTTGTCAGCGCCAAAGCCTACGCATTCATCCAGCACCATCATGATGTCAGAGTTCAGGTTGCGCTGAATCTGGATAACTTTTTCCGGTGTGAAAAGATGCTTGGAACCATCCAGATGGGAGCGGAAGGTGACGCCTTCTTCTTTGATTTTTCGTAAATCGCTGAGGCTGAATACCTGAAATCCGCCACTGTCCGTGAGGATTGGTTTGTTCCAGGAATTGAACTTTTGCAGACCGCCATGGCGTGCAACAAGATCGTCGCCCGGACGAAGGTATAAGTGGTAGGTGTTGCCGAGAATGATCTCAGCGCCAATATTGTTCAAGTCGTCAGGAGCAATGCCCTTAACGCTGCCTACCGTGCCCACAGGCATAAAGATAGGCGTCTGCACTACGCCGTGCGCAGTTTGCAGTTCACCTGTACGGGCAGCTCCGTCCGTTGCGTGTAATGTAAATTCTCCGATTTTTGCCATGGCGGCACTATACTCAGGAGCACACGCAAAGTCATCCCAAATTGTGTATCAAAAATTGGAGCCTAGTTTTTAATATAACAGACTGAAATGCAAAAGGCTGCTTCTGGTTATAGAAATCAGAAGCAGCCTTAAGAAGGTAGGAGGACAAACGTTATTTTTGGAGTTTAACGTTGTTTAAAATTTCAGTGGCAGAAGCGACCATGCCGCCTACGTTTGCCATGTCGGCCGGAACGATCATGGTATTTGATTTCTCAGCCATTTTACCGAACTCGTTAATGAACTGTTCTGCAATTTTCAGCTTAGCAGCTTCAGCACCGCCCGGTGCAGCCATAGCATCTGCAATCATGGTTATACCTTTTGCAGTAGCTTCTGCAATAAGCATGATTTCTTCAGCTTGACCGGCTGCTTCGTTAATTTTTTTCTGCTTTTCACCTTCAGAAAGTTCAATTGCTTCCTGTTTTAAGCCTTCTGCACGGTTGATACGGGACTGTCTGTCGCCTTCAGAACTTGCGATTTCTGCACGTTTTTCGCGTTCAGCTTTCATTTGTTGTTCCATGGCATGCATTACAGTTTCAGGAGGTGTGATGTCCTGAATTTCGTAGCGCATAACTTTGATGCCCCATTCGCGTGCAGCTTCGTCAATAGCACTCACAACCGCGGCGTTGATGCTGTCACGTTCTTCAAAGGTTTTATCAAGGCTGATTTTACCGATAGCAGAGCGCAGGGAAGTTTGTGCCAATTGACCTGCCGCAAGGTAGTAGTCGTTTACGCCGTAGCAGGATTTCATAACATCTTGTACCTGAATGTAGAGGACACCGTCGATTTCAACCACAACGTTGTCGCTGGTAATGCAGGACTGAGATGGGATGTTTAAGATCTCTTCTTTGGTAGAGCGGCGGTAGGCTACCTTGTCTACAAAAGGAATGAGGATATGCAGACCGGCTTCAAGGGTTTTGGAGTACTTACCTAATCGTTCAATAACGTAGGAGCTTCTTTGTGGCACGACAACAGCCGTTTTAATCAGCGTAATGAGAACAAGAACGGCGATAACAATAGAGGTGATAAGACTGGTCATGTTAATCCTTTTTAACAATGAAAGTATTGGGGTCAGATTCTTTGCGGGCGAGAATGGTTACAGTAGAACCGGAAGGAATAGCTTCGTCTGCCTCGGCGTTCCAGAATGTACCCTGATATTTTACGCGTCCGCTGATCGTGCTTGAAATTGATTCAACAACGATTGCGGTTGCGTTTATAGCTGCATCTTTGAAGACTTCATCATCAGAAGAAGTCTGACCAAATATCTTTGGCATTTGTTTTCGCAGAAGAGTTAACAATGCAACAGAAGCACAGAAAAATGTTACAACTTGGAAGGTCAGAGACTGATCCAGCAATGCTGCACAGCCTGCAAACAAGGCTCCGGCTGAAAAGAAAATAATAATGAAGGTTGGCGTAAATATTTCAATAAGAAAGAAGGCAACTGCTAACGCAAACCAGCCCAGCCAGAGAAAATTGACATCAAAATCCATGGTAAACATTAAATGAATACTCCATATTGCATGCTATATCTCCTTATGCGTAGGTGGAGACGAGTATCATTTGCAGTTGATCGAGTAAACGGAAATATACTGTTAATAATTACAAAAAAGAAAAAAGAACATATAAAAGAGCACATGTAATAGTTATATTACGTGTGCTCTTTGTTTGGGGTGTCTTTTATTATTAAAAATTTGAAGATTATTGCTTTAATAAGAGTGCTGCTCTCGTTTTGTTATAATAAAAAAATATTCATAAAATAGTTTGTTGTTCAAAATTTTTATCTATCTTTATAGCGAAAATGAGTGTCCATAATAGCGTACTCAACATTATGCTCGATTTTAGTAAGGATTTGTTCAAGGGCTACTAAAAATGGAACACCGTTTTCCGCTTCTCCTATATCAGTAAAATGCATGTCATCCATTATTACACTGAAGTTGGCTTTTTGCGGTTTAGGCATAGAGCCGCTAACAGAAGGGGTAATGACGTGTACATTCTTAATGATATATCGGTTTCCGATAACTTTCTTGTAGTCAATGTCTTTTGACGGATTAGGCGGAAATTCACGTGGTTCTGGAAGTTTGTTTCGTAAGTTTTGGAGCAGGATATCAAAGTTGTTTTCTTTGCGATTGGTTATATGCGAGATATCCATTGCTTTAATCGTAAGGTTATCAATGATGATGGTTCCAGTGCCAATGGATGATGGGAGCATGTTTATATCTATTTCCCCTATTTGGATGCAGTGCCCGCGGGGGAATCCGACAGGATTGGCAAGGTATACATTGTGGATGGTCCCATATCCGGAAAGAGTGGACAGTTTGGCATCCTCAAGCTGCACTCGAGTGCCCATGACTTTAGGCCCTATGTAATGTGCTGTTTTTTTTAGGATTGGATTTATGGAAACCGTTGTGTACGAGCTAATTCCGAATGCTATTACGCCGGAAAGCAGCATTAATAAGAAAATCTTTTTCATGGAAAGAGACTCCTTGCCAGGTGTGTGTCGATCTCAACTGTAACGATAGAATTATGAGAGTCTTGCAGCAAGGATTAAAGAAAAGAATACCCCGTCTACTGAAGTGTTGATGGCTACACTTCATAACAGTTTGAATGTGTTACAATGAGTTTTAATCGTTACAACATAAAAAAGCTCATTCTGTTGGATGGTTACAACAGAATGAGCTTTGCTGTTTACGCTGTAGTAAAATACGCTTGATGCTTTTTATGCGTATTTATAGATTTTTACGACTCGATAGTGTGTGGCAACAAAAGATATACAAGGTGATCTAACGTATTAAGAAGTTCCAGATATACTCCGCCGCTGGCCATAGGGGGGCCAAATAAGGCTGTCCGTTGGTTGCGAAGCGATTCCGATGAAACTGTTTCAGGGAATGTTTTTGAAAGGGTCATAGCAAGACGTTCAGCCAGGAGGTATCCTTTCACTCCTTCATAAAAGATGTTCAGATTGCGCATAAAATCTTCAGAGGCGTCGTTCCAGAATTCTTGAGCTGCAGGGGTTGGCTTCATTGAAACGGCAGAGCATAAGCTGTTATAAAGGTTGTTCAGGTTTGCACCCGGAATTCCAGCTCGCCATCCGATAAGCCATGAATTTCTTGCAAAGAATAAACAATGGTTCTTGCCAATTGTAACAATATCGTCAAATATCCCTTTTGCTTCCAGCAACTGTTCGTCCGTCCATTGCGGCGTTTCAGTTGCTGGGTGCCAGTCTGTTACCAACGTTTGTTTTGCTGTAATCGTGCCTTCGGTAAGTGTATTGATAATATGGGCAAGCCAAGCGTTTGCTTCAGGAGAATTCGGAGTCTCAAGGTGCGTGTAGCTTAGTACATAGCGACCTTTCCCGAATTTTCCTGTAAGAATGCATGGTTGTCCTTCGAGGAATTCTGGGCGAAGTTTGATGCCGTACAGTGATTCCCATTCGTTGAAGGTTCCTGGCGGCAAGGTGTTTAGCGGCAGGTCGGCAATCCAAAAGTCATTACCCGGAGTTGAGTAGCTGGCTAGGATTTCAACGTCGGTATTTTCTTTTGGGGAGAATCTGGCTGGCCACCAGACTGGAAGCGCTGGTTTTTCCGGAAAATTATCTGGAATCAGGTCGGCGGCGTGAGTAATGTTTGCACCGATAGAAGAATGAAGATGACCGCTTACAAAATGTTGCATGCGGTTGGTAAATTTGGCGCGTTCCCACGGGCAAAGATTAAGCCCGTTTTTACCGGTAAGACCAAGTCCTGCGCCACCGCAGAAGCCAAGGTACTTGCCGCCATTAGCAACATATTTACGTATTTCTTCAATTCCTTTGGAGCCAAGGGCGTTTGCTTTGAGCCTGGCATTGCCGCCAGGAGCAAGAAGTAAGGCTGGTGGGTTGCAAGAAAGCAAACCCTGCGCTATTTCTTCTCCCCGCACAATGCAGTATGGAAGTTTCATTGCTTCCAGTGCCCGCCAGACGAGTAGACCCCATAGGTGGGATTCGTCCCATAATATATAGATGCTTGACATTGTCCTTCCGCTAATTAATCTGACTTTTTTCAGTCGTGGAAGCGCACTCTACCAAGCGAGGGCAGCGAGTGCAAATAGTTACAATACTAACTTGAAAAAGGGGTGTCCTGAAGTGCAGTTAGAGGGAATGTTCTCTTGCTGATGCGGGGGGAACCCATAAACCGCAGGCACCACGGTCATGCAACGTGTGTCTGGGGTACATAATGATACAAAATCAGGCGTTACGCGCCTGAATACAATAACGAATCTGGAGTAGCAGTATGGCGGAAAACGCTCTTTCTAAGGGTTATGAATCTCAAACAGTTGAAGACCAGTGGCGTAAGTACTGGGAAGAAAACAACGTGTTCACACCGGATATGGATGCCGAAGGTGAACCATATTCTATTGTTATTCCGCCACCAAACGTCACCGGTGCTCTGCACATGGGGCACGCTCTTAACCTTACTTTGCAGGATATTCTTTGCCGCTACCAGCGTCAGAAAGGTAAAAAAGTTCTGTGGGTACCGGGTACTGACCACGCAGGTATTGCTACTCAGAACGTTGTAGAGCGTAAGCTTGCAACTGAGGGGCTTGGTCGTCACGATCTTGGCCGTGAAAAATTTGTTGAACGTGTATGGGAATGGCGTGAAGAGTACGGCAGCCGTATTCTTAATCAGGTTCGCAAAATGGGTGCATCCGTTGACTGGACCCGTGAACGCTTCACCATGGACGAAGGTCTTTCCAAAGCTGTTCGTAAAGTTTTCGTAGAACTTCACGAGCAGGATCTCATTTATAAAGGCGACTACATCATCAACTGGTGTCCTCGCTGTCACACTGCTCTTGCTGATGACGAAGTAGATCACGCTAACGAACCAGGTGCTCTGCACTACGTTAAATACCCGCTTGCGGATGGCTCCGGCGAACTCATTATCGCAACCACCCGTCCTGAAACTATGCTTGCGGATACCGCGATTGCTGTTAACCCTGATGATGAGCGTTTCAACCATCTCATCGGTAAGAAAGCAATTCTTCCGCTTGTGGGTCGTGAACTCGACATCATCGGTGACAGTTACGTAGACATCGAATTTGGTACAGGTTGTCTTAAAGTTACCCCTGCGCATGACCATAATGACTGGGAGCTCGGTCGCAAACATGGTCTTGAGGTAATGAATATCCTCAACGAAGACGGTACTCTTAACGAAGATACCGGTGAATACGCAGGCCTTACTTGCGTTGAAGCACGTGTAAAAATCCTCGAAGCACTGAAAGCTGAAGGCTTCCTCGATCGAATCGAAGAACATGAGCACAGTGTTGGTCACTGTTACCGTTGTAAAACTATTGTTGAGCCGTACGTATCCACTCAGTGGTTCGTAGCAATGACTAAACTTGCTCCACGTGCTCGTGCAGCTGTACCTGAACTTACTCAGATTTTCCCAGAGTCTTGGATTAAGACTTATAACCACTGGCTCGATAACATTCGTGACTGGTGTATTTCCCGTCAGATATGGTGGGGACACCGTATTCCGGCTTGGACATGTCAGGATTGTGGTGAGCTTATTGTATCTACAGAAGATCCAACCACCTGTAAGTGTGGTTCCAAGAATCTTGTACAGGACGAAGACGTTCTCGATACCTGGTTCTCTTCTGCTCTCTGGCCTTTCACCACTATGGGCTGGCCTGAAAAAACTAAAGAGCTCGATACATTCTACCCGACTTCTGTACTTGTTACCGGTTTTGACATCCTCTTCTTCTGGGTTGCCCGTATGATGATGATGGGTCTGCACTTTATGGACGAAGTACCGTTCCATCATGTGTACATCCACGCTCTCGTACGTGACGAGCAGGGCAAGAAAATGTCCAAATCTACAGGTAACGTTATCGACCCGGTTGAGATGATCGACAAGTATGGTTGTGACTCCCTGCGCTTTACTCTGACTTCATTCGCAGCAATGGGGCGTGACATTAAGTTGTCTGAGCAGCGCATCGACGGTTACCGTAACTTCTGTAACAAAATTTGGAACGCAGCTCGTTTCGCGCTGATGAACCTGCCGGAAGGAAAGCCTAAGACTTTCGCATTTGACGAAATCGACGGCGTACATCACCGCTGGATTCTTTCTCGTCTTGAATCTGTGAAGAAAGATATGGATAACGCTATTACAAGCTACCATTTCAACGAATCTGCTCAGATCATGTACAAGTTTATCTGGAACGAGTTCTGCGACTGGTACCTTGAGCTTATCAAGCCTGATATGCGTGCAGGCGGCGAGCGTGCAGAAAAAGCACAGTTTGTACTCTGGACTGTTTTGCAGGAAATGATGGTTATCCTTCACCCAATCATGCCATTCATTACCGCACAGGTATGGAGCGTGCTGCCGGGTATGGAAAACAAAGACATCGCAACTGAGTTGTATCCTGAAATGCGTCCTGCATGTGAAAATGCCGAAGCTGAAGCTGCAATGAACCTCATTCAGGAAACAATTGTTGCAATTCGTACCATTAAAGCAGAGCTCAATGTTGCTCCGCAGACTCGTCTCAGTGTGCTTGTTCGTACTGCATCTGATGAAGCAAAAGCACTGTACGAAGATGCAATGGAAGTAATGCAGGCTCTCGCTCGTCTCGATGGCGTTGAACTTGGCGCAGACGTTGAAGCACCAAAAGCTTCTGCTTCCAGCGTAGTTCAGGGTAACGAGGTTATCGTACCTCTCGAAGGTCTCGTAAACTTTGAAGACGAACTTGCCCGTCTTGATAAAGAGCTCGGTAAAGTTGAAAAAGATCTCAAACAGGCTTCCGGCAAGCTTCGTAACGAAAGCTTTGTTAACAACGCTCCGGCTGCTATTGTTGAAAAAGAGAAAGCTCGCGCTGCCGAACTTGAAGATACCCAGCAGAAACTGCTTAAGCTTAAGAAGCGTCTTGTTGACGCAATGGGCTAGTAAGCAAGTTTAGGATGCTAAGAGTTGGAGGCTGGGCAGGTATATGCCTGCGGCGCTTTTGTCTCCGACGAGCAGGGAAATAATTTCCCCTGCACCCCATGCTAGGCGATTGGATTTGTTGCAAAACGAATATACGTTTTTGCAATAGGTTGTTGGCTGAGATGGGGGAGTACACATAACTGGTTGCATGTTAACGGGCTTTGAAAAAAAGCCATTAGCAGTCCGCGGTCATGCGGGTGCGGGGCAGAGTCCTTGTTCCTCGGAGAGCCGCCGGAGGCAAACACAGTTTTGTTCCATCAAGTAAGATAAAGTTATTATCAGGGAACCGGAGGCAACTCCGGTTCCTGATTATTACCGGAGGAATGATGAAAGTTTACCTTATCGGTGCTGGTCCGGGCGATCCCGGCCTGCTGACAATTAAAGGCCGTGATATTTTGAGTACCGCAGATGTTATTGTGTACGACTATCTTGCGAATGCTGAATTTCTTTCTTACGCAAAGCCTGAAGCCGAAATTATCTACGTAGGTAAAAAAGGCGGCGACCACACTCTGAGTCAGGAAGGTATTAACCAGCTCATCGTTGATAAAGCGAAAGAGGGTAAATCTGTTGCACGTCTGAAAGGTGGCGACCCGTACATGTTCGGTCGTGGCGGCGAAGAAGCTCAGGAACTGCTTGCTGCCGGTGTACCATTTGAAGAAGTACCGGGTATTACCTCTGCTATCGCAGGTCCTGCATATGCTGGTATTCCGCTGACCCACCGTGATTATGCTTCCTCCGTGTCCTTTATCACCGGTCACGAAAACCCAGATAAGCCTGGTTCTTCCCATAATTGGAAGTCCCTTGCTACCGGAACATCCACTCTCGTGTTCTTTATGGGTATGAAGAATCTGCCGCATATTTCCAAGCAGCTTATTGAAAACGGTATGGACCCTGATACTCCGGCAGCACTTGTGCACTGGGGTACAACAGCAAAGCATCGTTCCATGTCTGCAACTATCGCAACTCTTCCTGAAGAAGGCGTAAAGCAGGGCTTTACCTCTCCTTCTCTC includes:
- a CDS encoding cytochrome c family protein, encoding MQNQRVFLVALVLVLCVPCIAFAAKFVGSAACGECHEAEHSRFMQYSKKAKSWESIVVMAPKLTKAEQQECYECHTTGYKQGGFVSYEETPELSDVGCETCHGPGAAHAEDGDPDLIKRKPDPKDCTVCHSAARVNDFGFKPLVNSGAH
- the tgt gene encoding tRNA guanosine(34) transglycosylase Tgt — translated: MAKIGEFTLHATDGAARTGELQTAHGVVQTPIFMPVGTVGSVKGIAPDDLNNIGAEIILGNTYHLYLRPGDDLVARHGGLQKFNSWNKPILTDSGGFQVFSLSDLRKIKEEGVTFRSHLDGSKHLFTPEKVIQIQRNLNSDIMMVLDECVGFGADKEYTARSLEMTTRWAKRCREEYPRGAGDNLLFAITQGGFFKDLRERSIAQLTSEDFDGFALGGLSVGESKEKMMEILYHSAPLLPKDKPRYLMGVGTPLDIINGINAGIDMFDCVLPTRNARNGTLYTSQGKISIKRKEYAEDDGPLDPNCNCYTCRTFSRAYLRHLFQAKELLSFRLNSIHNLTYFLDTVRGARKAIREGRFAEYKKSYEAIYPNEVV
- a CDS encoding NfeD family protein; the encoded protein is MFTMDFDVNFLWLGWFALAVAFFLIEIFTPTFIIIFFSAGALFAGCAALLDQSLTFQVVTFFCASVALLTLLRKQMPKIFGQTSSDDEVFKDAAINATAIVVESISSTISGRVKYQGTFWNAEADEAIPSGSTVTILARKESDPNTFIVKKD
- a CDS encoding AsmA family protein gives rise to the protein MKKIFLLMLLSGVIAFGISSYTTVSINPILKKTAHYIGPKVMGTRVQLEDAKLSTLSGYGTIHNVYLANPVGFPRGHCIQIGEIDINMLPSSIGTGTIIIDNLTIKAMDISHITNRKENNFDILLQNLRNKLPEPREFPPNPSKDIDYKKVIGNRYIIKNVHVITPSVSGSMPKPQKANFSVIMDDMHFTDIGEAENGVPFLVALEQILTKIEHNVEYAIMDTHFRYKDR
- a CDS encoding BPL-N domain-containing protein — translated: MSSIYILWDESHLWGLLVWRALEAMKLPYCIVRGEEIAQGLLSCNPPALLLAPGGNARLKANALGSKGIEEIRKYVANGGKYLGFCGGAGLGLTGKNGLNLCPWERAKFTNRMQHFVSGHLHSSIGANITHAADLIPDNFPEKPALPVWWPARFSPKENTDVEILASYSTPGNDFWIADLPLNTLPPGTFNEWESLYGIKLRPEFLEGQPCILTGKFGKGRYVLSYTHLETPNSPEANAWLAHIINTLTEGTITAKQTLVTDWHPATETPQWTDEQLLEAKGIFDDIVTIGKNHCLFFARNSWLIGWRAGIPGANLNNLYNSLCSAVSMKPTPAAQEFWNDASEDFMRNLNIFYEGVKGYLLAERLAMTLSKTFPETVSSESLRNQRTALFGPPMASGGVYLELLNTLDHLVYLLLPHTIES
- a CDS encoding SPFH domain-containing protein — encoded protein: MTSLITSIVIAVLVLITLIKTAVVVPQRSSYVIERLGKYSKTLEAGLHILIPFVDKVAYRRSTKEEILNIPSQSCITSDNVVVEIDGVLYIQVQDVMKSCYGVNDYYLAAGQLAQTSLRSAIGKISLDKTFEERDSINAAVVSAIDEAAREWGIKVMRYEIQDITPPETVMHAMEQQMKAEREKRAEIASSEGDRQSRINRAEGLKQEAIELSEGEKQKKINEAAGQAEEIMLIAEATAKGITMIADAMAAPGGAEAAKLKIAEQFINEFGKMAEKSNTMIVPADMANVGGMVASATEILNNVKLQK
- a CDS encoding methyl-accepting chemotaxis protein, with the protein product MSIRTSLGAKISLLITFISFVVFAVLIGTSTYLQHDGMLEQLSQSLTQTSQLVQEAIERPMVVGNDEGTTGEFVRLGKEYPDMKVHLADFAGEVTYSTQEADIDKQIAELLPIDGFADVSKRALKQPVKENLIVSGGDSPVFVRVISIPNAPSCKHCHGASKPILGQLVITKDISGAMDTIALQMYENIAISFAGLLVLVLSVVFFIRKVVIRPIEQIASSSDAISNGDFNAHFLVNSEDELGNLSKNLGAMVDKLKVELGFSKGVLRGMTAPILICDVDRKVTSTNQQAIDLMGIAGTPVDYKGVAVSDFVVNDPCCDRIISDVMTSHRPSTGNEGVLENFAGEELTLIFDAAPIYDLDGKMLGVFVMITDMTTMRRQQSRVEEQNEKITQAANSARAISEQVSSASEELAAQIRQSSNGADEQQKLTGESASAMTQMNASVLEVARNASDAAELAASTQEKAVEGGQVVDQAVERIHAVADQAQALKEEMTVLGRRADGIGQIITVIEDIADQTNLLALNAAIEAARAGDAGRGFAVVADEVRKLAEKTMNATREVVEYVSAIQTSTQQNVEATERAVELVDDSTELATRSGEALKSIMKMVEATADQVRAIATASEEQSAASEQINSSVTVINDISEQTAAAMTESTVAVESVAQLAQDLNGIIENMRS